The window ACCGACGTCTACGGCCTGTCCGGCGACCTGAAGCTGAAGGTCGAGGAGATCGACGGCACCGTGAAGCGCTTCTTCGCGCAGGTGCGCGCCGCCTGAGGCTCAGAGCATCCCGGACACGACCCCGACGCTGATCGCGATGATGACGGTGTTGAAGACGAAGGACACGAACCCGTGGACCAGCGTCAGCCGTCGCATCGCGGTCGAGCGGGTCGCGCAGTCCGAGACCTGGAAGGTCATGCCGATGACGAAGGCGTAGTAGGCGAAGTCGTCGAACACCGGAGGCTCGTCGCCTGGGAAGTCGATCGCCGGCGCGTCGGGCCCGGCGGCGTAGCAGGCGTGGGCGTAGTGCGCGGCGAACACGGTGTGCACCAGTCCCCATGAGCAGAGGATGGTGAGCGCGGCGAGCGCCAGCACCGCGCCCGAGCTCTTGTCGGTCACCATGTCGAAGATCGAGAGCACGCTGACCGCCGACGCCGCGGTCAGGATCAGCGTGATCGCCGTCCGGCCCTCGTCCTCCTCGGCGGACCAGGCCTTGAAGGTCTCCGCGGGGACCGCCCGGAGCCGCAGCCAGACGCCGGCCGCGTAGGCGAGCGCGCCCGCGTCCCAGCCGAGCGCGGTCGCGATCGCCGGCGGCGCGAGCAGCGCGGCGGGGAGGCCGACGACGAGCCCGACCGCGCAGGCGGTAGCGATCCGCAGTCCATGTCCGCGCCAGCCCGTCATTCGCGATTCTCCCGCCCGCAGGCGCTGGAACATGGCGCGGCGCGAGTAGCGGGCGAGGCCGTGGCGATCAGGCCGCCGCGACGCCGCCCTGGGGCGGCGGGATCGCGAAGCCCTCGTCGTCGTACTGGTTCAGCTTGTTGCGCAGGGTCCGGATCGAGATGCCGAGGATGTTCGCGGCGTGGGTGCGGTTGCCCTGGGTGTGCCCGAGCGTGTCGATGATGAGCTCGCGCTCCACGTCCGCCACCGTGCGGCCGACGAAGCTCCGCGTCACGCTCTCCGCCGTCTCCAGCGCGCGCGCGGCGAGGCCGGTCTCGCGGCCGGGCGCCGGCGCCCCGTCGGGACTGAGGATCGCCTCCGCGCCGATCTCCGGCCCGGTCGCGAGCAGCACCGCGCGGTGGATGGTGTTCTCGAGCTCGCGCACGTTGCCGGGGAAGCGCGAGCGCATCAGGCTCGCCCGCGCCTCCGCGGAGATCGGCCGCAGCGGCAGGCCGTTCGCCGCGGCGTATTTCTTGGCGAAGTGCGTCGCGAGCGCGGCGACGTCGGTCGGCCGGTCCCGCAGCGGCGGAATCTTCAGCGTGACCACGTTCAGGCGGTAGAGCAAATCCTCGCGGAACGTTCCCCGGCGGACCTCGTCGGCGAGGTTGCGGTTCGAGGTCGCGATCACGCGGATGTCGACCGGCACCGGCTTCGCGCCGCCGACGCGGTCGATCACCCGCTCCTGCAGCGCGCGCAGAAGCTTGGCCTGCAGGCGGATGTCCATCTCGGAGATTTCGTCCAGCAGCAGCGTCCCGCCCGAGGCCTCCTCGAACTTGCCGATGCGGCGCGCGGAGGCGCCGGTGAAGGCGCCCTTCTCATGGCCGAACAGCTCGCTCTCGAGCAGCTGCTCGGGGATCGCGGCGCAGTTGATCGAGACGAAGGCCTTGCCGGCGCGCGGCGACTTCTGGTGGACATGGCGGGCGAGCATCTCCTTGCCCGAACCGCTTTCGCCGGCGATCAGCACGCTGGCCGACGACGCGGCGATCTGGGTCGCGAGCTGGACCACCGAGACCATCGCCGGGTCGCGGAACACGAAGTCGCGGCTGTCGTCGGAGACCGCGGCGAGTACCGCCGCGATCAGCTCCGGGTCGGGGGGGAGGGGAATGTACTCCTTCGCCCCCGCCCGGATCGCGGCGACCGCCGCGCTGGCGTCGTTGTCGACGCCGCAGGCCACCACCGGCACATGAAAGCGCTCGGC is drawn from Methylopila sp. 73B and contains these coding sequences:
- a CDS encoding DUF1345 domain-containing protein codes for the protein MTGWRGHGLRIATACAVGLVVGLPAALLAPPAIATALGWDAGALAYAAGVWLRLRAVPAETFKAWSAEEDEGRTAITLILTAASAVSVLSIFDMVTDKSSGAVLALAALTILCSWGLVHTVFAAHYAHACYAAGPDAPAIDFPGDEPPVFDDFAYYAFVIGMTFQVSDCATRSTAMRRLTLVHGFVSFVFNTVIIAISVGVVSGML
- a CDS encoding sigma-54 dependent transcriptional regulator, encoding MRLTIVGHLKGQLTAATRIAMNRGAAVTHAESVDQAMRTLRAGRGADLIMVDVALDVLDLMTQLEAERFHVPVVACGVDNDASAAVAAIRAGAKEYIPLPPDPELIAAVLAAVSDDSRDFVFRDPAMVSVVQLATQIAASSASVLIAGESGSGKEMLARHVHQKSPRAGKAFVSINCAAIPEQLLESELFGHEKGAFTGASARRIGKFEEASGGTLLLDEISEMDIRLQAKLLRALQERVIDRVGGAKPVPVDIRVIATSNRNLADEVRRGTFREDLLYRLNVVTLKIPPLRDRPTDVAALATHFAKKYAAANGLPLRPISAEARASLMRSRFPGNVRELENTIHRAVLLATGPEIGAEAILSPDGAPAPGRETGLAARALETAESVTRSFVGRTVADVERELIIDTLGHTQGNRTHAANILGISIRTLRNKLNQYDDEGFAIPPPQGGVAAA